Genomic segment of Xanthobacter dioxanivorans:
TCGATCCCGTGGCTCGCGACATAAGCGATCAGCCGTTTGGTGTCGGCCACCGCGCCGGGCGCGGCCTGCAGATGGGCATGGACAACGCGCTCCACCGCCGCATCCAGCGCATCCGGCGCGACCACCTCGGTCAATAGTCGGATCCGTTCAGCCCGCGCCGTGTCGAACAGGGCGCCCGACAGCATCGTCTCGCGCGCGGCCGCCTCGCCGATGCGCGCCACCACGTAAGGCGAGATGTTGGCGGGCAGGAGGCCGAGCCGCACCTCGGTCAGGCCGAACGTCGCGCCCTCGGTGCCGATCGTGTAGTCGCACACCGATATCAGGCCGACGCCCCCGCCATAGGCCGGCCCGTTGATGCGCCCGATCAGCGGCTTGGGCAGGGTATCGAGCCGGCGCAAGAGCCGAGCGAGCGAAGCGCTCTGTTCCACCCGTTCGGCGCGGCTCTTCTGCACGTTCGAGGCGAACCAGTTGAAGTCGCCCCCAGCACAGAAGCTCCTGCCTGCCCCGGTCAGCACCACGATGCGCACCGCCCGGTCCTCGGCGAGCGCCGTCGCCGCATCGGTAAGGTCTGAGATCAGCGCCGCGTTGAGCGAATTGTGCTTGTCGGGGCGGTTGAGCATCACGGTGGCGACGCCGCGCGAGTCGAGCTCGATCCGCGGCGTGTCATAGCGATCGTAAGCCATTGTCTATCCTTACATTCTGAAGACGGGCGTGCGACGCCCCGCAGCCGGAACCGAGGTCACAATCGCGAGGCACAGGCCGAGGATGTCGCGGGTCTGGCCGGGCTCGATCAGGCCGTCGTCCCAGAGCCGCGAGGTGGCGTAATAGGGGTCGGACTGTTTGGCATATTGCGCGCGCACCTCGGCCTCGATCCGTTCCAGATCGACCTGCATTTTCGCCGGATTTCCCCCCTTCGCGCGCCGCAGTTCCAGCATCACATTCGAGGCGATGTCGGCCGACATGGTGGCCAACGCCGCTGTGGGCCAGGCGAAGAGAAAGCGCGGCGCGAACCCCCGGCCGCACATGCCGTAATTGCCGGCCCCGTAGGAGCCGCCCACGATGACCGACAGCCGGGGCACCTTGGCCACCGACATGGCGTAGACCAGCTTGGCGCTGTCCTTGGCGATGCCGCCGCGCTCGGCCTCGGTGCCGACCATGAAGCCGGAAATGTTGTGCAGGAACAGAAGCGGAATGTTGCGCTGGTCGCACATCGACACGAAATGCGCGCCCTTGAGCGAGCTGTCGGAGAGAAGCGCGCCGTTGTTGCCGAGGATTCCGACGCGGTAGCCGTGGATGCGGGCGGTGCCGCAGACGAGTGTCTCGCCCCAGCTCGGTTTGAATTCGCGGAATTCGCCGGCATCGATCATGCGCACCAGAAGCTCTCGCACGTCGTAAGGCTGCTTGCGATCGGCGCTGATAATCCCCAACAGCTCCTCGGGATCGTTTAGGGGCGCGGCGGCGGGCGCATCCGGGGCCATCGCTCGCGTCAGGCCGAGATTTCCGACGATGTCGCGCATCAGCGCCAGCGCGTGATATTCGTCTTCGGCCAGATGGTCGCTGACGCCCGAGATGCGGGTATGCATCTCGGCCCCGCCCAGCGTTTCGCCGTCCACCTCTTCATTGATCGCCACCTTGACGATGGAAGGGCCGCCAAGATGGATGCGCGCATTGCCGCGCACCATGATGACCTCGTCCGAGAGTGCCGGAATGTAGGCGCCTCCCGCCGTGCAGCCGCCGAATACAGCCGAGATCTGCGGCAGGCCGGAGGCCGACATGTTGGTCTGGCGGTAGAAGGAATTGCCGAAATGCCGGGCATCGGGGAACACCCTGTCCTGCTCTGGCAGATAAGCGCCGCCGCAATCGACGAGGTATAGACACGGCAGACGGTTTTCCGCCGCGATCTCCTGCGCGCGGATGTGCTTCTTGACGGTTTCGTGGTAGAATGTTCCGCCTTTCACCGTCGCATCATTGGCGATGATCATGCACGGCAGACCGTGCACGATGCCAATGCCGGTGACGATCCCGGCGCCGGGCACGTCTCCACCATATTGTCCGTAGGCCGCCAGCGAAGAAAGCTCCATGAAGGCGGTGCCGGGATCGACCAGCAGGTCGATTCGTTCGCGGACCAGAAGCTTGCCGCGGCTGCGGTGGCGTTCGACCATCTCGGAGCGCCCGCCTGCGGTTGCTGCGGCGATCCGCGCACGCAATGTCTCGACGCGGGCTGTCTGTGCAGTGAGATTGCCCCTGAAGGTTTCCGAACCGGTCGATATGGCCGACGTGAGTAAAGTCATGAATCAGACTTCCCTCTGTTCCAAAATTCCATTGAGAAAGACGTCGGCATATGCCGAGGCCAGCGCCTCGACGCTGCCGCGTTCGGGGTCGAACCACTCAAGCATTGCATTCAGCGCGCCGATAAGCATCAGGCGCAGACGGCGGATATCGACTTTGCGCCGCAAGGCTCCGTCCTTCTGAAGCCGGGTCAACAGCTTGTCCCACTCGGCCTCATAGGCCCGGCGCGTTGGCAGATTGGCATCGCGGACAGATTGCGGCACCTGCCCGAAAATCCGCACATTGGCTGAAGAATAGTCACTGACATCCAGCAATGCGCGCAGATGTGCCCTGATCGCGGCCCGCAGAATGGTGGCGGCGGTGGCGTCATCGGGTTGCTCCAAAACAGCTTGGCGCATCTTGTCGTGGACGGCCCTGATGCCCGCATCCAGAATGGCCACGACAATCTCGTCCTTAGAGCCGAAATGATAATAGATGCTACCCGCCTTGATGCCTGCCGCCTCGGCGATCTTTCTGAGCGAAACCGGGCCATAGCCCTGTTCGCGAAAAAGCCGCGCCGCGACATCCAATATGCCGGCGCGCCCGACCGGGCTGCGAAAGGAAGCCGCTGAAATTGTTCTTGAAGCGCGTTCGGCCACGGAAGGATCCAACTTAAGCTCCCTGCATAACTAACACTTGTTAGGCCACTTTCCATGGAAGTGTCAACAGTGCTTCAAGTGGCTTATTCTCCGTCAGTCTTTTGGGGGAACAGCCGGTATCCGTACCGCCCGGCCACAAAGTCCGCGGTGTTCAAACCCCGCCATACGGGCTTGCGACCGCATAGGTCAGATGGTGAATCAGGCCGTCCTCCGGCTCCATGTCGATGGCGATATCAGCAAGCCAGTCCGCGTCCTCACCGAGATCTCGTGTAACGAGCGCCAAGGTCCGGACGGGGTGGACCTTGTTGACCTGCATCGTCAGGCCGCGATTGCGGTGGTCGATAGCGCGCGCCAGTTCCACGGCAGCGGTTCGTCGAGCCGATGGGCCGGATGCTCGGCTACTGGCGGCGCGGTGAAGGTCGATGGGGCGATGGTGGACCCTCCCGTCATCAAGCGCGCCGAACAGATCATGCGCAGAGCCGACGCAGGTGCGAAATGAAGAGCGCCCAGGGAATTACGCAGCAGCTGGCCGAGTTCGCCGCCTCTATCAGGTATGGTGACCTGCCGCCGGAGGTGCCCCAGAGGGCGCACGATCTGACCATTGATTTCATCGGCAACATCGTGCGGGCGGGGGCGGAGGCGAACTCGACGCCGTCGCTCTTGGGCGTGGTGTGGCGTCTCGGCCTGGACGGGCCCGGGCAGTCCGCCGTTTTCGGTCTCAACCGCCGATATCCGCCCGCTACCGCTGCCCTTATCAACGGCATGCTCGGCCACTCGCTGCATTTCAACGACACCCATTCGGAGAGCTCGACCCATCCGAGCGCGCCCGTGATGCCGGCGGCCCTGGCGGCCGCCGAGATGCCCGGCGCCAGCGGCCGCGACCTGCTCGTCGCTCTCGTGGCGGGGTATGAGGTGATGCTGCGTGTCGCCAACGCGCTTGATCCGACCGTCCACTATGCCCGCGGCTTCCATCCCACGGCGACCGCGGGCGTCTTCGGCGACGGCACTACAGTTGTTTTTGGCACGAGTTCTGAATCCATAGGCCGCCATGATTCGGGAGGTCATGGATGGCGGGAGCATCGATCGAGACGACGCTGGAATTATGGGCGACATCGCTGCGGGATGTGAAGGTGCGGATACGCCCTTTGTTCGGCCAGGAACGGGTTGCGGCATCGGCGGGACAGTTTCTGGACGGACTTTTGGGCAATGAGCCGCGCAAGACGGGCTGGATGCGCGCGGAGGCGGCGGGCGATCGCGGCCCGTGGCGCCAGCAGGCGCTGCTGGGCCGTGGTCGATGGGATGCCGATGCACTGCGCGACATCGTGCGCGACTACGCATTGGAAACGCTTGCCGACGCGGACGCGGTTCTTGTCATCGACGAAACAGGTTTTCTGAAGCAGGGCAAAGCGTCGTGCGGCGTTGCGCGCCAGTACACGGGCTCGGCCGGCAAGATCACAAACTGCCAGATCGGCGTGTTCGCCGCCTATGTCTCGCGCCACGGCCATGCCTTCATCGACCGGGCGCTGTATCTGCCGAAAGAATGGACGGACGATCGCAAGCGCCTGAAGGCGGCGCATGTGCCCGAGGATGTGCGCTTTGCCACCAAGCCGCAGATCGCGCGCAGTATGATCCTGCGCGCCATCGCCGCCGGTGTGCCGTTCGGCTTTGTCGCGGCGGACAGCGTCTATGGCGTCGGCGACATCGAGATGGCGCTGCGCAAAGCCGGCAAGGGCTATGTCCTGGGCGTTGCCGCCAATCATGTGTTCAACTCCTGGGGCAAGGAGCAGTTCGTGCGCGGGACTGCAGCGGCGATCACACAAGCTCTTCCCAAGACCGCATGGCGGCGCCTGTCGGCGGGCGATGGCACCAAAGGCGCGCCTGCATGGCTGGGCCTATGTCGAACTGGCCGATCTGGATGGCGGAGAATATAGCGAGGCCCTTTCCGGCGAATGGACGCGCGGCCTCTTGATCCGCCGCAACATCGCCGATGGCGATCTGGCCTTCTTCTCGACCTGGTGCCCCAAGGGCACGCCCATGGAAAAGCTGGTGTCGGTGGAAGGCCATCGCTGGGCGATCGAAGACAGCTTCGAGACCACCAAGAACGAGCTCGGGCTCGATCACAACGAGACGCGCTCCTGGCATGGCTGGCATCGGCATGTCTCGCTCGTCATGCTCGCCTTCGCCATGATGGCCGTCATCCGTCACCATGCCAATGCTGTGCCGCCTAAAGAGAAAAGCCGGACGAGAAAGACACCGTCGGCATCATGCCGGATAACAGGTCGATGAAATAGCCCCTGCGTGCCGGCGTTGAAAGGAACAGCGCCCGGTCGGTGGCGGCAAAAAAACACTTCGGCCGACACGCCCCGCCAGATCGCGCCGACGAAGGCGAGGGTGGAAAGCGCCATCGGCACGAGCGTGACCGAGCCGTTACCAAGTGAGCCCAAGGAAGGCGAGCAAAGCTGCGCCTCCGGGCGCCGTCGTGACGGAGTGACGGAGTGACGGAAAACGACGCGGGCCAGCCAGATGATGACGGCGAGGCAGATCGGCGCCTCCGCCGCCCGCTCTCTGGCTGGCCGGATTTCCTCTACTCTGACGGTATCGTCCACTTCATCCTCAGATTGGATCCCACGCGAAGACGTCGCCGGAGCGCTCCATGGGCGCGAAGCTGGCCTTGAAAGCGGGCAAAGCGCGTTCGGCGACCAGGGCCGGCGTCCAGCCCTCGTCGTGATGGACGCTGCGGATGGGACGCATAGGGTTGAACAGGAACAATTCGTTGAGGCGCGCCGCGAACACCTGGCCCGTCACCCCTTCCGCCGCCGCGGAGGCGAGGAAGACCACCAGTGGCGCGTTGGTCTCCGGCGTCATGCGCTTCAGGCGCTCCACACGGGCCTGCTCCTCTGGCGTGTTGGCGGGGATGGAACTCGTCATGCGGCTCCAGGCGAAGGGGGCGACGCAGTTGGAGCGCACGCCGAAACGGGCCATGTCGAGGGCGATGGACTTTGACAGGCCCACAATCCCCAGCTTGGCGGCGGCATAGTTGGCCTGGCCGAAATTGCCGATCAGGCCGGAGGTGCTCGTCATGTGCACGAAGGCGCCACGCCCCTGGACACGAAATGGCTCGGCGGCGGCACGGCTCATGTAGAAGGTGCCGTTCAGGTGGACGTTGATCACCGCTTCCCAGTCGGACGGCTCCATCTTGTGAAAAATGACGTCGCGCAGGATGCCGGCATTGTTCACCAGCACGTCCACCTGGCCGAAATGATCCAGCGTCATCTCGATGGTGCGCTTGGCCGCCGGCCATTCCGAGACGCTTTCACTCGAGATGATCGCCGCGCCGCCGAGGGCCTCGATCATGGCTTTGGTCTCCTCGGCGGGGGCGGCGGAGCGCTCGCCCGTGCCGCCCAGGGACACGCCGATATCGTTGATGACCACCTTCGCGCCCGCCTTGGCGAATTCGAGCGCGATGCCACGGCCGATGCCGCCGCCCGCACCGGTGACCACGGCAACCTTGCCTTCAAGCCCCAGATCTACGGTCATACTTATTATTTCCCTGATGCGTTGAATTGTTTTCCAAGTCCGAGCACCTGCTTGGCAATGATGTTGCGCTGGATCTCGGACGAGCCGCCATAGATCGTGCAGGGACGCGCTTGAAGGAACACGCTGCCCGGATAGAGCATCGGCTCCCCCGGCAGGGCGCCGGCCAGCGTGCCGAGATCGCCAGCCAGCTCCAGGATACGGTCGGAGATCTTCTGATAGAGCGCCGTCTGATTGATTTTCAGCATCGACACGTCAGGCCCGAGGGCGATGCCGCGGCGCACCTGATCGGCAAAGGTGGCGTAGAAGGACTTGTGGTCCTCCAATTCCATCCTGAGGGCGGTGATCATGGCCGCACAGTCCTCGCTTTTGCCCAGATGGGCGGTAAGCCGCTCCAGATGGTCGAGCGCGCCCTCGGACTGCTTGGGCGAGCCGAGGAACAACCGCTCGAAACCGAGCAGGTTCTTGGCCATCGTCCAGCCGGCATTCACGGTGCCGACGATGGCATCGGCGGGAACGCGCACTTTGTCGAAGAACACCTCGGCAAACTCGTCATGCAGGTCAATGTTGATGATGGGCCGGGTGGAGAGGCCCGACGTGTTCATGGGCACGAGGAAGAAGCTGATGCCCTTCTGCTTAGCCGCCTGCGGGTCGGTGCGGGCGAGCACGAAGATCCAGTTGGCGTCGGTGCCCAGCGTCGTCCATGTCTTTTGGCCGTTCAGCACCCATTCGTCGCCCTCGCGCACGGCGCTCGTCCTGAGCGCGGCAAGGTCGGAGCCAGCGTTCGGCTCGCTGTAGCCTTGGCACCAGATGATCTCGCCGGAGAGAATGCGCGGTAGATGGTAGGCGCGCTGCGCCTCGCTGCCATGGGCAATCAGCAGCGGCCCCACCATGGTGATCCCGCAGTCCGGCAGGCGAGCGCAGCCGTAGCGCTCCATCTCCTCGATCATGATCAGGTGCTTTGCGGGCGAAAGGCCCATGCCGCCAAATTCGCGCGGCCAGCCTGGGCACAGCCAGCCTTGCGCTGAAAGGCGAGTGTACCAAGGCATCGCCTCCGCCGCGTGCAGGCGCTTTCTGGGGCTGCGCAGCTCCGGCGGATAGTTGGCGGCGATCCAGTCGCCCACGGTCTTGCGGAATTCTGCGTCGCTAAGTGGGTTGAGGTCAGCATGCGGCGCGGCGGAAGCTGCGTGAGCGGCATCGGTCATGTCATTCTCCCCGGGAGACAGGTGCGCTTGTCGACGAAGGCCCTGCGGCCCTCCATGACATCGGCACTGAACACGAGCGTCGGCTGGGGAAGGCCTTCGAAGTTGAGCGCGCGATCCACCGCTTGAGCAACGCAGTCCTTGATGGGCGCCCGCGGCCGGGGTGCGGCGGCTACCGCGCGGGCCAAGTCCTGCGCCATGACCTGCGCCTTGGCCAGCGCTTGGCGGTCCGGCACCGGCTCGTTCACGAAGCCGAGCCTTGCGCCTTCCTTCGCCTCGACGGTCGACGCGTTGGGGAAGACGGGCTGCGCCCGGCCCGCTTCAATGCGGGCAGAATGCATGACCCGCAGCCCGATGTCGGGGATCATCCCGATCTTGCCGAAGGGCGATGCGAGGTGGGTGCTTGCGGCCGTGACCGCGATCTCGCAGGCCAGCGCGATGGCACGGCCGCCACCTTCCACCCAGCTCTCGACGTCTGAGACGAACGGGTTGGAAAACCGCGCCGGACGGTCGAGAGGGTTGCGCCGCTCCGGCTCTTTGATGGTGAGGATGCGGATGCCGTCCTCCAAGGATGCTGCAAGTCCGCTCATGGCCGGCCCTCCGTCAGGCTACGGTATCTTTTGCGATGGAAGGCGGCGTTGCCGTAGCGCGGCGCGAGCACCATGGCGCGGCGCAGGAACAGGCCGATATCGGCCTCGTCGGTGTAGCCGATGGCGCCGTGAAGCTGGATGGCCTGGCGCGCAATCAGCATGGCGGCATCCGCCGCCCGCGCCTTGGCACGGGAGACGATGCGGCGGCAGTCCTCCCCCGCATCCATGGCCGCGACAGCATCGCGCAGCGCCGCCCGGGTGAGGCAGATCTCGATCTCCAGATCGACGGCGCGGTGCTGAAGGGCCTGAAAGCTGCCGATGGGCTGGCCAAACTGCACGCGGGTCTTCAGATAGTCCAGCGTGATGGCAAAGGCCCGCTCCATGATGCCGAAGAGGGCGGCCGCGGTGGCCAGCGCCGCCGCCTCGAACGCCTTGGGGTCGGGCGCCGGAAGGCGTTTCGCCTCCACATTGTCGAGGGTCAGCATGCCGGTGTGGCCGCCGTCGAGCGTGTCCTCGGACGTGACCCTGAGGCCAGGCGCCTTCCCGTCCACCAGGAAGCAGGCATCGGGGCCGGCGATGAGGAATGCGTCGGCGGCTTCCGCCATGGGCACGAAGGCGCGTGTCGCGCTGATCCGCCCGCCGGCTTCGGTGATCCGGCCGGCCACCGTCAGGCCCTCTGGCCCGTCCTGCCAGGCCGGCAGCACCAAAAGATCGCCCGCGATCGCTTCGGCAGGGGCGTTCTTCCCCATCAGGTCGAGCGCGAGCTCGGCCTCGATCAAGGGCTCGGGCAGCAAGGCCGCCCCTACCTCGACCGCAAGGGCGGCATATTCGGCCATGCCGAGCCCGATGCCGCCGGCCTCCTCGGGCAGGCGCAGGCCGAGCCAGCCCATGGCGGCGATCTCGGCCCAGCGGGTCCGGTCGATACCCGGCCGGGTGAAGCGCAGGGCGCGCACCTTCTTCAGATCGCCATCCCGCGACGTGATGCCCGCCGCG
This window contains:
- a CDS encoding enoyl-CoA hydratase/isomerase family protein, producing the protein MEDGIRILTIKEPERRNPLDRPARFSNPFVSDVESWVEGGGRAIALACEIAVTAASTHLASPFGKIGMIPDIGLRVMHSARIEAGRAQPVFPNASTVEAKEGARLGFVNEPVPDRQALAKAQVMAQDLARAVAAAPRPRAPIKDCVAQAVDRALNFEGLPQPTLVFSADVMEGRRAFVDKRTCLPGRMT
- a CDS encoding MmgE/PrpD family protein, with protein sequence MLGYWRRGEGRWGDGGPSRHQARRTDHAQSRRRCEMKSAQGITQQLAEFAASIRYGDLPPEVPQRAHDLTIDFIGNIVRAGAEANSTPSLLGVVWRLGLDGPGQSAVFGLNRRYPPATAALINGMLGHSLHFNDTHSESSTHPSAPVMPAALAAAEMPGASGRDLLVALVAGYEVMLRVANALDPTVHYARGFHPTATAGVFGDGTTVVFGTSSESIGRHDSGGHGWREHRSRRRWNYGRHRCGM
- a CDS encoding TetR/AcrR family transcriptional regulator; this encodes MDPSVAERASRTISAASFRSPVGRAGILDVAARLFREQGYGPVSLRKIAEAAGIKAGSIYYHFGSKDEIVVAILDAGIRAVHDKMRQAVLEQPDDATAATILRAAIRAHLRALLDVSDYSSANVRIFGQVPQSVRDANLPTRRAYEAEWDKLLTRLQKDGALRRKVDIRRLRLMLIGALNAMLEWFDPERGSVEALASAYADVFLNGILEQREV
- a CDS encoding acyl-CoA dehydrogenase family protein — encoded protein: MGATFALDEDRLEGLRLLVESAAGITSRDGDLKKVRALRFTRPGIDRTRWAEIAAMGWLGLRLPEEAGGIGLGMAEYAALAVEVGAALLPEPLIEAELALDLMGKNAPAEAIAGDLLVLPAWQDGPEGLTVAGRITEAGGRISATRAFVPMAEAADAFLIAGPDACFLVDGKAPGLRVTSEDTLDGGHTGMLTLDNVEAKRLPAPDPKAFEAAALATAAALFGIMERAFAITLDYLKTRVQFGQPIGSFQALQHRAVDLEIEICLTRAALRDAVAAMDAGEDCRRIVSRAKARAADAAMLIARQAIQLHGAIGYTDEADIGLFLRRAMVLAPRYGNAAFHRKRYRSLTEGRP
- a CDS encoding crotonase/enoyl-CoA hydratase family protein codes for the protein MAYDRYDTPRIELDSRGVATVMLNRPDKHNSLNAALISDLTDAATALAEDRAVRIVVLTGAGRSFCAGGDFNWFASNVQKSRAERVEQSASLARLLRRLDTLPKPLIGRINGPAYGGGVGLISVCDYTIGTEGATFGLTEVRLGLLPANISPYVVARIGEAAARETMLSGALFDTARAERIRLLTEVVAPDALDAAVERVVHAHLQAAPGAVADTKRLIAYVASHGIEDSMIYTADRLADAWETEEGIEGINSFLNKGKPSWRVS
- a CDS encoding SDR family NAD(P)-dependent oxidoreductase, which codes for MTVDLGLEGKVAVVTGAGGGIGRGIALEFAKAGAKVVINDIGVSLGGTGERSAAPAEETKAMIEALGGAAIISSESVSEWPAAKRTIEMTLDHFGQVDVLVNNAGILRDVIFHKMEPSDWEAVINVHLNGTFYMSRAAAEPFRVQGRGAFVHMTSTSGLIGNFGQANYAAAKLGIVGLSKSIALDMARFGVRSNCVAPFAWSRMTSSIPANTPEEQARVERLKRMTPETNAPLVVFLASAAAEGVTGQVFAARLNELFLFNPMRPIRSVHHDEGWTPALVAERALPAFKASFAPMERSGDVFAWDPI
- a CDS encoding acyl-CoA carboxylase subunit beta is translated as MTLLTSAISTGSETFRGNLTAQTARVETLRARIAAATAGGRSEMVERHRSRGKLLVRERIDLLVDPGTAFMELSSLAAYGQYGGDVPGAGIVTGIGIVHGLPCMIIANDATVKGGTFYHETVKKHIRAQEIAAENRLPCLYLVDCGGAYLPEQDRVFPDARHFGNSFYRQTNMSASGLPQISAVFGGCTAGGAYIPALSDEVIMVRGNARIHLGGPSIVKVAINEEVDGETLGGAEMHTRISGVSDHLAEDEYHALALMRDIVGNLGLTRAMAPDAPAAAPLNDPEELLGIISADRKQPYDVRELLVRMIDAGEFREFKPSWGETLVCGTARIHGYRVGILGNNGALLSDSSLKGAHFVSMCDQRNIPLLFLHNISGFMVGTEAERGGIAKDSAKLVYAMSVAKVPRLSVIVGGSYGAGNYGMCGRGFAPRFLFAWPTAALATMSADIASNVMLELRRAKGGNPAKMQVDLERIEAEVRAQYAKQSDPYYATSRLWDDGLIEPGQTRDILGLCLAIVTSVPAAGRRTPVFRM
- a CDS encoding acyl-CoA dehydrogenase family protein, yielding MTDAAHAASAAPHADLNPLSDAEFRKTVGDWIAANYPPELRSPRKRLHAAEAMPWYTRLSAQGWLCPGWPREFGGMGLSPAKHLIMIEEMERYGCARLPDCGITMVGPLLIAHGSEAQRAYHLPRILSGEIIWCQGYSEPNAGSDLAALRTSAVREGDEWVLNGQKTWTTLGTDANWIFVLARTDPQAAKQKGISFFLVPMNTSGLSTRPIINIDLHDEFAEVFFDKVRVPADAIVGTVNAGWTMAKNLLGFERLFLGSPKQSEGALDHLERLTAHLGKSEDCAAMITALRMELEDHKSFYATFADQVRRGIALGPDVSMLKINQTALYQKISDRILELAGDLGTLAGALPGEPMLYPGSVFLQARPCTIYGGSSEIQRNIIAKQVLGLGKQFNASGK